In the Colius striatus isolate bColStr4 unplaced genomic scaffold, bColStr4.1.hap1 scaffold_68, whole genome shotgun sequence genome, one interval contains:
- the LOC133629564 gene encoding ceramide synthase-like, producing the protein MASTAGYIISSSCHHVIDDQHWLAGVYPEFAVPYFIYDVYAMFLCHRHRGRLKGHEAAPAPALAASAGAFLRRDLLMVLHHAAMVLVCFPVATLWRQGKGDFFLGCLLMAELSTPFVCLGKVLILLQLQHTALHKLNGAALLVTFLLCRVLLFPYLYWAYGRARGLPLLRVPWALPPSYNAAAAALLAPQLYWFLLICRGAWRLCRGRPRDHPP; encoded by the exons ATGGCCTCCACGGCCGGCTACATCATCTCCTCCTCGTGTCACCACGTCATCGACGACCA gcacTGGCTGGCCGGGGTGTACCCCGAGTTCGCCGTCCCCTACTTCATCTACGACGTCTACGCCATGTTCCTGTGCCACCGGCACCGGGGGCGGCTCAAGGGCCACGAGGCGGCTCCGGCCCCGGCTCTGGCGGCCTCTGCTGGCGCCTTCCTGCGGCGGGACCTGCTCATGGTGCTGCACCACGCCGCCATGGTGCTGGTCTGCTTCCCCGTGGCCACC ctGTGGCGCCAGGGCAAGGGCGATTTCTTCTTGGGGTGTCTCCTGATGGCCGAGCTCAGCACCCCCTTCGTCTGCCTGGGCAAGGTTCTCATCCTG ctgcagctgcagcacacggCTCTGCACAAGCTCAACGGGGCCGCGCTGCTGGTGACGTTCCTGCTGTGCCGGGTGCTGCTCTTCCCGTACCTGTACTGGGCGTACGGGCGGGCGCGGGGGCTGCCGCTGCTGCGGGTGCCCTGGGCGCTGCCCCCGAGCTACAacgcggccgccgccgcgctccTGGCGCCGCAGCTCTACTGGTTCCTCCTCATCTGCCGCGGCGCCTGGAGGCTGTGCCGGGGGCggccccgggaccaccccccctga